The following DNA comes from Limnobacter sp. SAORIC-580.
CTGAAGGTTTGCCGCCAAACTTCACCAAATCCACACAGCCTTTGGTTGAGCGCAGCTTGGAAAAATCGCTCACCCCCACCTCCAGGTGAATAAACATGTAGCGGGGAAAGAGGGGTTCAACTAGCTGCACAGTGCCCTGCCCCGCCTTGCGCTTTTGCACACGGGCTTGCGGAAAAAATACACTGTAGTTCTGGCGTTGCAGGTTTTCCAGCGCCACGGTTTCCTGGCGGGGCTTGGTGTACATCACATACCACTGGGCCATGGTGTTGCATTCTTCAAAATAAGGCACAGGCCGCATTCTAAACCCTTCAAAGCGCAGGATAAACAACAGTTTTGATAATTGATATTAGAAATGCGAGTCATTATCGTTTAGTATCCTATCTTCATAAAAATTCCAAATCCACCACAGCAATCATCATGAAACTCAAACCTGTTGCACTGGCCATGCTTGGCCTGGGCCTGCCAGCTTTGGCCATCGCCCAAACCACCAACAATCAGCTCGAAGAAGTTGAGGTTCAAGCCCGCGAGCAAGGCAGCTACTCCAGTAACGCCGTGCAGGTGGGCACCTTCCGCGACACAGCACCCATTGATGTCCCGCTCACCGTGAACTCGGTCACCCGCGAGGTGCTGGATGCACAATCGGCCACCACCCTGTTCGGTGCACTGCGCAACACCGCCGGTGTTACCCGCTCGCAACTAAACGGCTCAACCTACGACAACATTGCCATTCGCGGCATTCTGGTAGAAAACCGCGGCAACTACCGCCTCAATGGTTCACTGCCCATTATCAACCTGGTCGATGTGCCCCTTGAAAACAAACAACAGGTGGAAGTGCTCAAGGGCGCATCCTCCCTGTATTACGGTTTCATTCCCCCCTCGGGCGTGGTGAATCTTGTTACAAAACGTGCGGGCAACAAACCTGTGCTCAGCCTGAGCCAAAGTGTGAATGAACATGGCGGTGCCACCACGCACCTGGACTGGGGCCGCAAGTTTGGCGAGAACAACAACCAAGGCCTGCGCGTTAATTTGGTGAAGGGCGCTGAAGACATTGGCGTGAACAACTACAGCGGCGAACGCGAATTGGCCAGCATTGCCTACGATTGGAAAATCACCGATCGCTTAAACTTTCGCTTCGATGTAGAACACTATGAGAAATCAGTCAGCGAGCAGGCCGCAATTGCGCTGCTGCCTGCGGTCAATGGCAGGGTAACCCTGCCCCCAGTGCCCGACAACAAAACCAACCTGGCTGGCGAATGGCAACAATACGATGCCAGTGCACAAAACTACCTGGCTCGTGTGGACTATGTATTGAGCGATTCCTGGGGAGTGTTGTTTGAAGCCGGTTACGCCGAAACCACTCGCGATCGTGCCTTTTCTCAATTCCAAAACTACGACCTAAACACCGGCGATGGCGAGCTGCGAATTTTCTACAGCCGCGACCAACAATTCGACAACACCAACTACCGCGGTGAAGTTTACGGCGAAGTGGTCACTGGGCCAATTACGCACAACCTGTCTTTTGGCTACACCACCAACACCCGCGCCAGCAACACACCGGGCGTAACCGGCACACAAAGCCTGTTCAACCAAAACCTGTACAACCCCCGTGAAATTGCACCACAGAACGTAAGCTTCACAGGTGCATATTCCGCTGTAACCATTGATGACCAAGGCCTGTATGTATTTGACCGCATGCAGTTGGGTGAACGGTGGCAGGTATTGGCAGGCCTTCGCCGTGGCGACTACCGCACCGAAAACCTGAGTGTTCTGGCCGATGGTACACGCACTGTTCGTCTTTATAATGCACAAGAAACAACCCCTTCTCTGGCGGTAATGTACAAGCCACGCCAGGATGTGTCGTTGTACGCCAGCTATGTGGAAGGACTTGAGGAATCGGGGCAGGCACCTGCCAATGCGGCCAATGCATTCCAGTTGCTCGACCCCGCAGAATCGGAACAGCGTGAGGTGGGTGCCAAGTTCAATATTGGTCAAAACAGCTTGGCACAAATTGCCTATTTCGACATTGATCGTGCATCTACATTTTTACAACCCGCCCCAGCAGGCTCACCCCCCGGAACACCAGGTGTATTTGGCCTGAACGGCAAGGCAAACTACAGCGGGTTCGAGATGGCATGGACTGGCGAATTGAACAAGCAACTTTCGATTGCTGCCTCAGCCTTGTTGATGGATGCGGAATTACAAAACGACGGCAACCCAGCCACTGTTGGGCGTGTGCCTGAAAACACCGCCGAAAAAACAGCCAGCCTGTTTGCGGAATACCGTTTGATCAGCATACCGGGCTTAAGCTTCAGTGGTGGTTTGTACTACACCGGCGAGCGCGCTGTGAACGATCAAAACCAAGCGTTTATTGGCGGCTACACAGTGGCCTCGCTGGGCGCACGTTACTCGACTGTCATTGGCAGTACGCCCACGCAGTTTCAGTTGGTGGTCGACAACCCCACCGACAAAAACTACTACAGCACCGCAGGCAACGGCTTGATTGGTGTGGGCACACCCCGAACCATCAAGGCGATTGTCAGCGTCGATTTGTAATCAACTCAAGCTTGTAAAAGCCACACCCTGTTCGTCCTTGGGCGACAGGGTTGGCTTTGCAACACCAGCCTGCTTCAATGGCCAATCAATGTTCAACACCGGGTCGTTCCAGGCCATGCAATGCTCGTGCTCGGGGCTGTGGTGCTCGGTCACCTGGTAACTGGTAATTGCGGTGTCGGTCAGCGTTAAAAAACCATGCGCAAAACCAGGCGGTATCCACAGCTGAATATGGTTGGTGCTGCTTAATTCACAGCCATACCACTGGCCAAATGTTTCCGAATTTTCGCGCAGGTCCACGGCCACATCAAACACTGCACCGTGCACCACACGTACCAGTTTGCCCTGTGCCTTGGGGGCAGTTTGCCAGTGCAGGCCGCGCAACACCCCGCGCTTTGAAAGCGATTCATTGGTTTGTACAAACTCGGGCTGAATGCCTGCCACCTGCTTGAACGTTTTCGCATTGAAGCTTTCAAAAAAGTGACCGCGTGCGTCGGTGTAAACGGTGGGTGTAAGTAACAACAAACCTTGCAGGGGGGTTGGATTGCATTGCATGTTCACTGCCCCGCCTCCAGCAAGCCCAGCAAGTAATCGCCATAACCGCTGTTGCGCAATGGCTTTGCCAGCGCGGCCAACTGTGCCGAAGTAATCCACTGGTTGCGCCACGCAATTTCTTCAGGGCAGCTTACCTTTAAGCCCTGCCTGCGCTCAATGGTTTGAATGAAGTTGGCCGCGTCCAGCAAGCTGTCTGCGGTACCCGTATCAAGCCAGGCCTGACCACGGCCCATGTGTTGCACTTCAAGCTGCCCCATGGCCAGGTAGGTTCGTATTACATCGGTAATTTCAAGTTCGCCACGGGCAGAAGGCGTTAAACCTTTTGCAATGCCAGCGGCCTGCCCATCAAAAAAGTACAAGCCAGTTACCGCCTGCTTGCTTTTGGGCTGTGCAGGTTTTTCTTCCACACCAATGACTGTGCCCTCGGCGTTCAGCTCAAGTACGCCATAGGCTTGCGGGTTTGCCACCGAATATGCAAACACGGTGGCACCCTGTTTTTGCCCGTAGGCATATTGCATTTGGCGCACCAGGTTCTGGCCATAAAACAGGTTGTCTCCCAACACCAAGGCACAGGGTGAGCCCTGCAAAAAGGGTTCGGCCACGATCAGCGATTGCGCAACACCACCGGGTGTGGCCTGCACAGCGTAATCAATGCGCATGCCCCAGCGGCTGCCATCGCCCAACAATTGTTCAAATCGCGGTGTGTCGTGCGGGGTTGAAATCACCAGCACCTCCCGTACACCCGCCAACATCAGGGTGCTCAGGGGGTAGTAAATCATGGGCTTGTCGTAAACGGGCAGCAGCTGCTTGCTGACAGCGGCAGTGGCCGGGTACAGGCGGGTGGCTTGCCCACCGGCCAACACTATGCCTTTGCGGTTCATGTTTTCACCTTGGTTAACCTTGCATGTTTCATATCTTATGTGAAGTAGACAAGGAAAACCGCTTGGCACCTACAACAGCTTCGCCAACCGTGCCAAGGCATCCAGGCCTTTGCCCAAAACACCCAGTTGTTCGTTCGGGGCTTCCAGTTCAGCCAACTGCGTACGCATGGTTTTTACATGGCCAGCCAATTCGCCAAGTTCGCTTTTCGCCTTGGTGCTCAAAGCTGTATAGCGGGCATTCTCCGCATTCACAAAAGCAAGGTACGCAGCCGCCAAAACTTGCTGGTGTTGTTTGCGTTCCTCTGCGCTTAACAGGTCTACATCAATCAAATACAAAGCTGAAAACACGGCATGCACATCGTTTTGCAAGGCTTCAAAATCACTTGGGGTCATGGGTATTGGGCTCACGTTTATTGGCTGCCTGAATATTTGAATTGAGTTGATCAAAAACGCCCTGCAAGTGCTCGAAACTACCCTCGCCGCGCAGCACGTTCACCCAGGCTTGCTGCATGTCTATGCTGGCTGCTTTGGCCTGCTCCAACAGTTCAATGGTGGGCACCTGCTTGATGTGTTTCATCCAGGCATTCTTCCAGGTTTCGCCCAGCTTTTTATCCTCCACAAAAGGCTTCAATACTTTCTCGCGGTATTCAACCTGGCGGGCCAATTCCTCGCGTTGCGTAATCCACTGTATTTGCTCTTGCAAAATGTGCTGGTTCAACAACAAGGCGTGCGCCACTGGCTCGGCGCTGCGTATCAATTCTTCGCGCACTTGCGCACTGTGCTTCCAACTGGCCACGTGCCCAGCCAGGCCTGCAACCGCCTCTTTGCTCACACGGGGTATGCCGCCTACATCGGGCGCTTTGTTCAATGCCTCCACCAGCTTTCGCAAAGCCCGCGTAGTGCCCGTGCCGGTGTCGCCTTTGGCCAGTGCACTTAGCTCGGCAAAGTAAAGCGCCTGCGTATCGAGGTAATTACTCGTGGCTTGCAGCAACTCAGCCCTTTGCTGCATGGCTTGCGTTTGCGTCAGCAGCGTGGTGTTGTCGCGGGGCAAGTTGGGCAACAAACCGGCAGTAAATTCAAGGGTGTGGTCTAGCGCAAAACTGTTCACTTTCTTCAAGGTGGTGGTGTACTGCTTGCCCGTGGTGGCCAAGCCCTCTGCTTGCGAAGGGGTTTTACTGGCGCACGCCGCAGTAAGTACCAATGCAATACACACCGCGATACGCGGAATTGATTGAAGCAAGAAAACCTCCAGTGCCTGAAATTACGTTGGGCACTCAAAATACGTGGAAACTTTCCAGGGTGAGAACCACCAATTTGGGTTACAAAAACCAGGGGTAACCCATTTAGACATTGCCTGCCCGCCTCATCACCACTTATGCTTAGTGCAAATTACTTATTGCTCTATCTCATTGCTCTATTTATGAAAGCTGAAGACCCACACCAACTCACCATTCTGCGTGAGCAAACCAAGCTTCTGTTCGAGCACCTGCCTTTTGTTTTATACGGTGTCATGGCTTCATCGGCTGGCCTGGTGGCTGTGCTTTGGCACACAGGCCAGGGCAACGCGCTGCTGCTATGGCTGTTGGCGGTGTACATGCTAACCGG
Coding sequences within:
- a CDS encoding transcriptional activator RfaH — protein: MRPVPYFEECNTMAQWYVMYTKPRQETVALENLQRQNYSVFFPQARVQKRKAGQGTVQLVEPLFPRYMFIHLEVGVSDFSKLRSTKGCVDLVKFGGKPSVVPVELIELIQHQVDSDSVIDLLKLNALEIGGEVRVAEGPFEGMMGKIAAQKSDQRVVVLLNVLGAERNVELARSQLDKA
- a CDS encoding TonB-dependent siderophore receptor, with protein sequence MKLKPVALAMLGLGLPALAIAQTTNNQLEEVEVQAREQGSYSSNAVQVGTFRDTAPIDVPLTVNSVTREVLDAQSATTLFGALRNTAGVTRSQLNGSTYDNIAIRGILVENRGNYRLNGSLPIINLVDVPLENKQQVEVLKGASSLYYGFIPPSGVVNLVTKRAGNKPVLSLSQSVNEHGGATTHLDWGRKFGENNNQGLRVNLVKGAEDIGVNNYSGERELASIAYDWKITDRLNFRFDVEHYEKSVSEQAAIALLPAVNGRVTLPPVPDNKTNLAGEWQQYDASAQNYLARVDYVLSDSWGVLFEAGYAETTRDRAFSQFQNYDLNTGDGELRIFYSRDQQFDNTNYRGEVYGEVVTGPITHNLSFGYTTNTRASNTPGVTGTQSLFNQNLYNPREIAPQNVSFTGAYSAVTIDDQGLYVFDRMQLGERWQVLAGLRRGDYRTENLSVLADGTRTVRLYNAQETTPSLAVMYKPRQDVSLYASYVEGLEESGQAPANAANAFQLLDPAESEQREVGAKFNIGQNSLAQIAYFDIDRASTFLQPAPAGSPPGTPGVFGLNGKANYSGFEMAWTGELNKQLSIAASALLMDAELQNDGNPATVGRVPENTAEKTASLFAEYRLISIPGLSFSGGLYYTGERAVNDQNQAFIGGYTVASLGARYSTVIGSTPTQFQLVVDNPTDKNYYSTAGNGLIGVGTPRTIKAIVSVDL
- the rfbC gene encoding dTDP-4-dehydrorhamnose 3,5-epimerase → MQCNPTPLQGLLLLTPTVYTDARGHFFESFNAKTFKQVAGIQPEFVQTNESLSKRGVLRGLHWQTAPKAQGKLVRVVHGAVFDVAVDLRENSETFGQWYGCELSSTNHIQLWIPPGFAHGFLTLTDTAITSYQVTEHHSPEHEHCMAWNDPVLNIDWPLKQAGVAKPTLSPKDEQGVAFTSLS
- the rfbA gene encoding glucose-1-phosphate thymidylyltransferase RfbA; translation: MNRKGIVLAGGQATRLYPATAAVSKQLLPVYDKPMIYYPLSTLMLAGVREVLVISTPHDTPRFEQLLGDGSRWGMRIDYAVQATPGGVAQSLIVAEPFLQGSPCALVLGDNLFYGQNLVRQMQYAYGQKQGATVFAYSVANPQAYGVLELNAEGTVIGVEEKPAQPKSKQAVTGLYFFDGQAAGIAKGLTPSARGELEITDVIRTYLAMGQLEVQHMGRGQAWLDTGTADSLLDAANFIQTIERRQGLKVSCPEEIAWRNQWITSAQLAALAKPLRNSGYGDYLLGLLEAGQ